A window of the Leucothrix mucor DSM 2157 genome harbors these coding sequences:
- a CDS encoding transglutaminase TgpA family protein: protein MLDKDYQLSRQVTYRGMIWLLAAQLVVMLPFAFYLPIWLIPVMLASTYWRIRVIKGHSAQPGLTTRMLVVALGGLGVLISGMPLVSLDAMVSFLLLGFAFKSLEVISQRDALVVIFIGYFLVAIQFLFNQSILAGAYGVLSMIVLTGALIANQQSPAQQLSQNATRSSLKMASFMLIQCLPLMILVFVFMPRFSPLWAIPSFDTQAKTGMTDRMSPGDIADLSKSDELAFRVSFKGRKPTSDEMYWRGLVLNNFDGKTWQQFDEQYDSRELRLRLSYSQPWQLSQVEITGEPIEYETLYEKTGRPWLFSLTPTVAAEGDLRLFGDYRAMANSDIQAPLLVKAVAYPDAKRDLELTKNARRAALQLPPTGDPRTRALARELRDSVSTEQEYVELVSKRFTDQAYFYTLRPTLLGDTDTIDKFLFDTMRGFCSHYAGSFVFMMRAVGIPARVVVGYLGGKWNQNGDYLSVHQFDAHAWTEVWLEGEGWRRVDPTAMVAPSRVEGGLEAALEYEGSFLEDKLFSAHKMKWLDGIRQKLDSIQYGWRRWVLGYDGESQANLLKSILDKMSSVPLAVLVGGLFAGIFLLWFVLLGMMNRRNYEAYEHQLYRKFCARLAKLGISRETQQTPSEFSALASEKLPEKAEAIQAFTACYQQLCYVPRGTGKSDQTVREMKRLLRVLGA from the coding sequence ATGCTGGATAAAGATTATCAGTTGTCACGACAGGTGACTTATCGGGGAATGATTTGGCTATTGGCGGCGCAATTAGTGGTCATGCTGCCATTCGCATTTTATCTGCCCATTTGGTTGATTCCGGTGATGTTGGCGTCGACGTATTGGCGGATTCGCGTGATTAAAGGGCATTCTGCGCAGCCGGGCTTAACCACGCGTATGCTGGTGGTGGCACTTGGTGGATTAGGCGTGTTAATCAGTGGCATGCCCTTGGTGTCGCTGGATGCCATGGTGTCATTTTTGCTATTGGGATTTGCCTTTAAATCGCTGGAAGTGATTAGCCAGCGCGATGCGTTAGTTGTGATTTTTATTGGCTATTTCTTAGTTGCAATCCAGTTTCTATTTAATCAGTCGATTCTCGCTGGCGCTTATGGCGTGCTATCGATGATTGTGTTGACCGGTGCGCTAATCGCCAATCAACAATCCCCTGCGCAACAGCTTAGCCAAAACGCTACTCGCTCCAGTTTGAAAATGGCCAGCTTTATGCTGATTCAATGCCTGCCGCTGATGATTTTGGTGTTTGTATTTATGCCGCGCTTTTCGCCGTTATGGGCGATTCCAAGTTTTGATACCCAAGCAAAAACCGGCATGACTGATCGCATGTCACCGGGCGATATTGCGGATTTAAGTAAGTCAGATGAGTTGGCATTTCGGGTGAGCTTTAAAGGCCGCAAGCCAACTTCGGATGAAATGTACTGGCGCGGCTTGGTGTTAAACAATTTTGATGGCAAAACTTGGCAGCAGTTTGATGAGCAATATGACAGCCGTGAATTACGACTTAGGCTCTCGTACAGCCAACCTTGGCAGCTATCGCAGGTTGAGATTACCGGCGAGCCAATCGAATATGAAACACTGTATGAGAAAACCGGTCGGCCATGGCTGTTTAGCCTAACCCCAACGGTCGCTGCGGAAGGTGATTTGCGTTTATTCGGCGATTATCGGGCCATGGCTAATAGCGATATTCAAGCGCCATTGCTGGTAAAAGCCGTCGCTTATCCGGATGCGAAGCGTGATCTTGAGTTAACCAAAAATGCCCGCCGCGCTGCTTTGCAATTACCGCCAACTGGCGATCCACGAACGCGTGCATTAGCTCGTGAACTGCGTGATTCGGTCAGTACCGAACAAGAATATGTGGAGTTGGTTTCAAAGCGCTTCACTGATCAAGCCTACTTTTACACGTTACGCCCAACACTTTTAGGCGATACCGACACTATCGATAAGTTCCTATTCGATACTATGCGTGGTTTTTGCTCGCACTATGCCGGCAGCTTTGTCTTTATGATGCGCGCAGTCGGAATTCCGGCACGAGTTGTAGTCGGTTATCTCGGCGGCAAATGGAATCAAAATGGTGACTACCTTTCAGTCCATCAGTTTGATGCCCATGCCTGGACTGAAGTCTGGCTGGAAGGCGAGGGCTGGAGACGGGTTGACCCAACCGCAATGGTGGCACCTAGTCGCGTTGAAGGTGGCTTAGAAGCCGCGTTGGAATACGAAGGCTCGTTTTTAGAAGATAAATTATTCTCCGCTCACAAGATGAAGTGGCTGGATGGCATCCGTCAAAAACTGGACTCCATACAGTACGGCTGGCGACGTTGGGTGCTGGGCTACGATGGCGAATCGCAGGCTAATTTACTGAAATCGATTTTGGATAAAATGTCGTCAGTACCTTTGGCGGTGCTGGTGGGTGGATTATTTGCCGGTATTTTCCTGCTGTGGTTTGTACTGCTAGGCATGATGAATCGGCGCAATTACGAAGCCTATGAGCATCAGCTCTACCGCAAGTTTTGCGCGCGACTAGCCAAGCTCGGCATTTCACGTGAAACGCAGCAAACCCCATCGGAGTTCTCCGCTCTGGCTAGTGAAAAATTACCAGAAAAAGCCGAAGCGATACAAGCGTTTACCGCCTGCTATCAGCAGCTGTGCTATGTGCCGCGTGGCACCGGTAAATCGGATCAAACGGTCCGTGAAATGAAGCGCTTGTTACGAGTTTTGGGTGCCTGA
- a CDS encoding ABC transporter substrate-binding protein: MFRPQKTLLSLTIATALFSTVASAADLAELEAAAKKEGMLTTIALPHSWCGYDGVIAGFKAKYPDIEVNELNPDAGSADELEAIRANKDNKGPQAPDVIDVGFSFGPAAKEENLLMPYKVSTWDTIPDNVKDADGYWYGDYYGVLSFAVNKDIIDESPQDWADLLKPEFANSVALAGDPRASNQAILGVYAAGLSAGAEGGTAVGEAGVDFFAKMNKSGNFVPVIGKTGTIAQGATPIVVQWDYNALSGRDTLKGNPPVDVVVPKSGVVAGVYVQAISAYAPHPNAAKLWMEYLYSDEGQLAWLKGYCHPIRFNNLAADNKIPQELMDALPPAAAYEKAVFPSLEDQAAAKDVIGAKWDSTVGANVQ, from the coding sequence ATGTTTAGACCCCAGAAGACATTACTATCCCTAACGATTGCAACAGCACTGTTTTCAACAGTTGCATCGGCTGCGGATCTTGCTGAGCTAGAAGCAGCGGCTAAGAAAGAAGGTATGTTAACGACCATTGCGCTGCCACACAGCTGGTGTGGATACGACGGTGTAATCGCCGGATTCAAAGCAAAATATCCAGACATTGAAGTCAACGAACTAAACCCTGATGCAGGCTCTGCTGATGAGTTGGAAGCTATTCGCGCAAACAAAGATAACAAAGGCCCTCAAGCGCCAGACGTGATTGATGTCGGCTTCTCATTTGGTCCTGCGGCTAAAGAAGAAAACTTGCTGATGCCTTACAAGGTATCAACCTGGGATACGATTCCGGATAACGTGAAAGATGCGGACGGCTACTGGTATGGCGACTACTACGGCGTACTGTCGTTTGCGGTAAACAAAGATATTATTGATGAGTCGCCTCAGGATTGGGCGGACTTGTTAAAGCCTGAATTTGCCAATAGCGTTGCCCTGGCGGGTGATCCTCGTGCGTCTAACCAAGCGATTCTGGGCGTGTATGCGGCTGGTTTGTCAGCCGGTGCAGAGGGTGGTACAGCAGTCGGTGAAGCGGGCGTAGACTTCTTCGCAAAAATGAATAAATCCGGCAACTTTGTCCCCGTCATTGGTAAGACAGGCACCATCGCGCAGGGCGCAACGCCGATCGTTGTACAGTGGGATTACAATGCACTGTCGGGCCGCGATACGCTGAAAGGCAATCCTCCGGTTGATGTTGTGGTACCAAAATCCGGCGTTGTTGCGGGTGTGTATGTACAAGCAATCAGCGCTTATGCGCCACATCCAAATGCGGCTAAGTTGTGGATGGAGTACCTGTACTCCGATGAAGGCCAGTTGGCATGGTTGAAAGGTTATTGTCACCCAATCCGTTTCAACAATCTGGCAGCGGATAACAAAATTCCTCAGGAATTAATGGATGCATTGCCACCAGCGGCTGCTTATGAAAAAGCCGTATTCCCATCCCTTGAAGACCAAGCTGCGGCGAAAGACGTGATTGGCGCGAAGTGGGATTCCACCGTTGGAGCGAACGTTCAGTAA
- a CDS encoding ABC transporter permease: MSNTITASQPIKRRRISLAWLGVVPFLIFAFMFMLLPTLNIVFGAFQNPAGEFTLDNLRNLFEPSIMASYWISIRISVASAFLGCVIGFLIALAVVLGGLPAWIRSPIMTFSGVASNFAGVPLAFAFLATLGRLGLVTVLLKDWFGINIYAMGFNLLSFWGLTLTYLFFQIPLMILIITPALDSLKKEWKEAASILGASNAQYWRMVALPILWPSLLGTFALLFANAFGAVATAYALTGSSMSIVPILLFAQIRGDVLQDPHLGYALAFGMIMITGVANLIYIWMRSRSERWMK; this comes from the coding sequence ATGAGTAATACGATCACGGCATCCCAGCCAATAAAACGCAGACGGATATCGCTGGCTTGGCTGGGTGTCGTGCCGTTTCTGATTTTTGCTTTTATGTTCATGTTGTTACCGACATTGAACATTGTGTTTGGCGCATTTCAGAATCCGGCAGGGGAGTTTACCCTCGACAACCTGCGCAACCTCTTTGAACCCTCAATCATGGCTTCCTACTGGATCAGTATCCGGATTAGTGTCGCCTCAGCCTTTTTGGGCTGCGTGATTGGTTTCTTGATTGCGCTGGCCGTCGTTTTAGGTGGCTTACCCGCTTGGATTCGCTCGCCAATTATGACGTTTTCGGGTGTGGCCTCAAACTTTGCCGGTGTTCCGCTGGCCTTTGCGTTTCTGGCAACACTGGGTCGTTTGGGCTTGGTTACGGTTTTGTTGAAGGACTGGTTCGGCATCAATATCTACGCCATGGGCTTTAATCTCTTAAGCTTTTGGGGATTAACGCTGACCTATCTGTTTTTTCAGATACCGCTCATGATTTTGATTATTACGCCGGCACTGGACAGTTTGAAAAAGGAATGGAAAGAAGCCGCCTCCATTCTCGGTGCCAGCAATGCGCAATACTGGCGGATGGTGGCATTACCCATTCTCTGGCCTTCGCTGCTTGGTACTTTTGCACTGTTATTTGCCAATGCCTTTGGCGCGGTGGCCACCGCTTATGCACTGACTGGCAGCTCAATGTCGATTGTGCCGATTTTACTATTTGCGCAAATCCGTGGTGACGTACTGCAAGACCCACACTTAGGCTACGCATTAGCCTTCGGTATGATCATGATTACCGGCGTCGCTAATCTCATTTACATCTGGATGCGGTCGCGCAGTGAGCGGTGGATGAAGTGA
- a CDS encoding ABC transporter permease, translating to MRQKFWSWLALGLGILYFGLPLLGTLEFSLRMRRGEYSLDAYWVILSDPRFQATFSYSVMMALATILMGVLLVVPTAYWVRLKLPRWRPVIEFITLLPLVIPPIVVVFGYIRLYNTSSILPLTGSAIGTDLLMMFGYTVLALPYMYRAVDTGLRSIDVGTLTEAAESLGASKFTIMRKIILPNVLVAVLSGAFLTFAIVIGEFVLAALLNRPAFGPFMQLIGANRAYEPAALAVIAFAITWLCMGLIQLVTRFQKHTQPER from the coding sequence ATGCGGCAAAAGTTTTGGTCATGGCTGGCGTTAGGCTTAGGCATTCTCTATTTTGGTTTACCGCTGCTGGGCACGCTGGAGTTTTCCCTGCGCATGCGCCGTGGCGAATACAGTCTGGATGCCTACTGGGTCATCCTCAGCGATCCACGTTTTCAGGCGACTTTTAGTTATTCGGTGATGATGGCGCTGGCAACCATTTTGATGGGTGTGCTGCTAGTCGTGCCGACGGCTTACTGGGTGCGTTTGAAGCTGCCGCGCTGGCGTCCGGTGATTGAATTCATTACGCTACTGCCATTGGTTATTCCGCCGATCGTTGTCGTGTTTGGTTATATCCGGCTCTATAACACCTCCTCGATACTGCCGCTAACAGGCAGTGCAATAGGGACCGATTTGTTGATGATGTTCGGCTACACCGTGTTGGCATTGCCGTATATGTATCGCGCGGTAGACACCGGTTTGCGCAGTATTGATGTGGGCACGCTAACCGAAGCCGCCGAGAGTTTAGGCGCTAGCAAGTTCACCATTATGCGCAAAATCATTTTGCCAAATGTATTGGTGGCGGTGCTGTCCGGAGCCTTCCTGACCTTTGCCATCGTGATCGGTGAATTTGTATTGGCAGCGCTGTTAAACCGTCCGGCATTCGGACCATTTATGCAATTAATCGGCGCAAACCGTGCCTATGAACCTGCAGCATTGGCCGTGATTGCCTTTGCCATTACCTGGCTCTGCATGGGGCTGATTCAATTAGTGACACGTTTTCAGAAACACACACAACCAGAGCGCTAG
- a CDS encoding ABC transporter ATP-binding protein — MGFLEIKGLQKDFGDNRVVDDFNLDVTRGEFISFLGPSGCGKTTVLRMIAGFETPTQGQIHIDGQDVVNLKPNQRNIGMVFQSYALFPNMTVAQNVAFGLKVAGKSKAETNETVAEMLAMIRLEELGSRYPYQLSGGQQQRIALARALAVKPKLLLLDEPLSALDAKIRVSLREEIRSIQQKLGITTIFVTHDQEEALSMSDRIVVVNAGKADQTGTPFEIYNKPSTRFVASFVGTINVLTGTVSDAAKGVVELNGEVLSLGQNLANHSNGDSISLALRPEVVSLGAAPNKPIQLKGIVQQVGFLGSVIRVQIAIGDNLLSLDSFNQPSVPPPVVGEQATVSFAADDLLALEGE, encoded by the coding sequence ATGGGATTTCTTGAAATTAAGGGCCTGCAAAAGGATTTTGGTGATAACCGAGTCGTCGATGACTTCAATTTGGATGTCACGCGTGGTGAGTTCATCTCGTTCTTAGGCCCCAGTGGTTGTGGTAAAACGACCGTACTGCGCATGATTGCCGGATTTGAAACGCCTACGCAGGGCCAAATTCATATCGACGGGCAAGACGTGGTCAACCTGAAACCGAATCAGCGCAATATCGGCATGGTGTTTCAGTCTTACGCACTGTTTCCAAATATGACCGTAGCGCAGAACGTGGCCTTTGGTCTAAAGGTTGCCGGCAAAAGTAAAGCTGAAACCAATGAGACGGTTGCTGAAATGCTGGCAATGATTCGTTTGGAAGAGCTGGGTTCTCGTTATCCTTATCAGTTATCGGGTGGACAGCAGCAGCGGATTGCCTTGGCGCGTGCGCTGGCGGTAAAGCCTAAGCTGTTGTTATTGGATGAGCCGCTCTCCGCTCTGGATGCCAAAATTCGGGTATCGCTGCGTGAAGAGATTCGCTCAATTCAGCAAAAGCTGGGCATCACCACGATTTTCGTCACCCACGATCAGGAAGAGGCATTGTCGATGTCTGACCGGATTGTGGTGGTTAATGCCGGAAAGGCTGATCAAACCGGTACGCCGTTTGAGATTTATAATAAGCCTAGTACTCGCTTTGTGGCCTCTTTTGTGGGAACCATTAATGTGCTGACTGGCACCGTGAGCGATGCGGCCAAAGGCGTGGTTGAGCTTAATGGCGAAGTGTTGTCGCTTGGTCAAAACTTAGCTAACCATAGCAATGGCGATAGCATTTCACTGGCGTTACGGCCGGAAGTGGTGTCTTTAGGCGCTGCGCCCAATAAGCCGATACAGCTGAAAGGGATTGTGCAGCAAGTAGGGTTCTTGGGGTCGGTTATTCGTGTGCAGATCGCGATTGGCGATAATCTGTTATCGCTGGATAGTTTCAATCAGCCATCCGTGCCACCGCCAGTGGTTGGTGAGCAGGCTACGGTTTCGTTTGCGGCTGATGATTTGCTGGCTTTAGAAGGCGAATAG
- a CDS encoding ATP-binding protein, with the protein MHRFYTDTIKTDLLEQRQMLFVSGPRQVGKTTLAHTITDAKGHYFNWDNRQHRQWILESVSNTIDSELINQLGLQELRSERSLVAFDELHKFKDWKNYLKGFFDVYEKELAILVTESARMDTFRKGGDSLMGRYFHYRMHPLSLREVSADFDRDVLLQMPQKPDSQALEQLLKFGGFPEPFVKADTRFYNRWQQLRQQQLIYEDIRDMNQVQDIAQLDVLASLLRDQSGQVIRYSTLAKQLSVSVDTVRRWMTLLESFYYAFRVRPWFENITTALRKEPKVYLWDWSQVQDIGARNENLIASHLLKAVHWWTDSGWGDYQLHYLRTKDQKEVDFLVSKNNKPWMLIEVKSSGKAALSKHLQWFQEKTGAEYAFQVGLDMPYVEADCFAIKQPVKVPAETLLMCLV; encoded by the coding sequence ATGCATCGCTTCTATACCGACACCATAAAAACCGATTTGCTGGAGCAGCGACAAATGCTATTTGTGTCTGGCCCCAGACAAGTTGGCAAAACAACGCTCGCGCATACCATTACAGACGCCAAAGGGCATTATTTCAACTGGGATAACCGTCAACACCGCCAATGGATTTTAGAGAGTGTGAGCAATACGATCGACTCCGAATTAATCAATCAGCTGGGACTTCAGGAGTTGCGTAGTGAACGCAGTTTGGTCGCTTTTGATGAGCTGCATAAATTTAAGGACTGGAAAAACTATCTGAAAGGCTTTTTCGATGTTTATGAAAAAGAGCTGGCGATATTGGTGACCGAAAGCGCCAGAATGGATACCTTTCGCAAAGGTGGCGATAGCCTTATGGGTCGATATTTTCACTATCGTATGCACCCACTAAGCTTGCGCGAGGTGAGTGCGGACTTTGACCGGGATGTCTTATTGCAGATGCCACAAAAACCAGATAGCCAAGCCTTGGAGCAACTGCTTAAATTTGGCGGATTTCCCGAGCCGTTTGTAAAAGCTGATACGCGTTTCTATAACCGCTGGCAGCAATTACGCCAGCAACAGCTTATTTACGAAGATATTCGGGACATGAATCAGGTGCAGGACATTGCACAGCTGGATGTCTTGGCCAGCCTACTCCGTGATCAGTCAGGACAGGTAATCCGCTACAGTACCCTAGCAAAGCAATTGAGTGTTAGTGTGGATACGGTTAGGCGCTGGATGACGCTATTGGAAAGCTTTTATTACGCCTTTCGGGTGCGTCCTTGGTTTGAAAATATCACTACTGCTTTGCGTAAAGAGCCTAAAGTGTATCTTTGGGATTGGTCTCAGGTGCAAGATATTGGCGCGCGTAATGAAAATCTGATTGCCAGCCATTTGCTCAAAGCGGTTCATTGGTGGACGGACAGTGGCTGGGGTGATTATCAGCTTCACTATTTAAGAACCAAAGATCAGAAAGAAGTCGACTTCCTAGTTAGCAAAAATAATAAACCCTGGATGTTGATTGAGGTAAAAAGCTCAGGAAAGGCAGCATTGAGTAAGCATTTGCAATGGTTTCAGGAGAAAACCGGCGCGGAATATGCATTTCAGGTGGGGCTGGATATGCCGTATGTTGAGGCGGACTGTTTTGCGATTAAACAACCGGTTAAGGTACCGGCTGAGACTTTATTGATGTGTTTGGTGTAA
- a CDS encoding winged helix-turn-helix domain-containing protein: MTSPIDTAPTPKPLNYHLKGRFWIASPEGTFLGTGRVLLLEKIQEFGSISGAARSMKMSYRQAWQLVQSMNEHSNEPLVSSSTGGKGGGGASLTKTGEQAILLFRDVERDMYNYMEKRSASISL, encoded by the coding sequence ATGACTTCACCTATCGATACAGCCCCAACACCCAAGCCCCTTAACTACCACTTAAAGGGCCGTTTCTGGATTGCCAGTCCGGAAGGCACTTTTCTGGGCACTGGTCGCGTACTCCTACTAGAAAAAATCCAAGAGTTCGGCTCGATCAGCGGCGCAGCGCGTTCAATGAAAATGTCTTACCGCCAAGCATGGCAGCTAGTGCAATCAATGAACGAGCACAGCAATGAGCCATTGGTCAGCAGCTCAACCGGCGGCAAAGGTGGGGGTGGTGCTTCGCTAACCAAAACCGGTGAACAAGCCATTCTGCTGTTCCGCGATGTCGAGCGCGATATGTACAATTACATGGAGAAGCGTTCTGCTTCGATCAGCTTATGA
- the modA gene encoding molybdate ABC transporter substrate-binding protein — MNSRFRVVALVVLSMCGSVLPASQVLADEVMVAVASNFIKPMQTIAKDFEAQTGHAVKVSYGSSGKLLAQISHGAPFDLFLSADTDKVTRLIKSDLAISGTEFVYAQGRLVLWSNTAGLIDGDSQILKHGDFKYIALADPKLAPYGEAARETLETLALYKQLKPRFVQGENISQTYQFVQTGNAQLGFVALSQVTNPDGSEQGSGWLVPTALHQPINQSAVLLKRGQDNPAATALLAFLRKNQTQMIIQSFGYDTTAPISPKAYAFAR; from the coding sequence ATGAATAGCCGATTTCGAGTCGTGGCTCTGGTTGTTTTAAGTATGTGCGGGAGTGTACTACCTGCCTCCCAAGTGCTAGCCGATGAAGTCATGGTTGCAGTCGCTTCTAACTTTATTAAGCCAATGCAAACCATCGCTAAAGATTTTGAGGCGCAAACGGGCCACGCGGTTAAAGTATCCTATGGTTCTTCCGGTAAGCTGTTGGCACAGATTAGCCACGGTGCGCCGTTTGATTTATTTCTCTCTGCCGATACCGATAAGGTCACAAGGTTGATCAAGAGCGACTTAGCGATTTCTGGCACTGAATTTGTCTATGCGCAAGGGCGCTTAGTACTGTGGTCAAATACGGCTGGCTTGATTGATGGCGATAGCCAAATCCTAAAACACGGTGATTTCAAATACATCGCACTGGCCGATCCAAAATTGGCACCGTATGGCGAAGCGGCTCGTGAAACGCTGGAAACATTGGCCTTGTACAAGCAGCTAAAGCCACGCTTTGTGCAGGGCGAGAATATCTCGCAAACCTATCAATTTGTGCAAACCGGCAATGCACAATTGGGCTTTGTAGCGTTATCGCAAGTGACCAATCCCGATGGCAGCGAGCAGGGCTCTGGTTGGTTAGTGCCAACGGCTTTGCATCAGCCAATCAATCAAAGTGCGGTGTTATTAAAGCGCGGACAAGATAACCCAGCCGCCACCGCCTTATTGGCTTTTCTACGGAAAAATCAAACCCAGATGATCATCCAATCCTTTGGCTATGACACTACCGCGCCGATTTCACCCAAAGCTTATGCTTTCGCCCGCTGA
- the modB gene encoding molybdate ABC transporter permease subunit — protein MLSPADISALWLTFKVASVTTLILLLLGTPLAWWLSITRSRWKALCSALIAMPLVLPPTVLGFYLLILMGPQGALGQFTEALGLGTLPFTFSGLVVASCIYSMPFVVQPLQNAFENIGPRPLEVAATLRASPLDAFFSVAIPLAKPGFLTASILGFAHTVGEFGVVLMIGGNIPDKTRLVSVQLYNHVEALEYGQAHSLAAILLGFSFLVLLIMYTIIKSPVRVQHA, from the coding sequence ATGCTTTCGCCCGCTGACATCAGTGCCCTATGGTTAACCTTCAAGGTTGCCAGTGTCACCACCCTTATTTTGCTGTTGCTCGGTACGCCATTGGCTTGGTGGCTGAGTATTACACGTTCGCGCTGGAAAGCCTTATGCAGCGCGTTAATCGCGATGCCCTTAGTTTTGCCGCCGACCGTTTTGGGGTTCTATCTACTGATTTTAATGGGGCCGCAAGGTGCGTTGGGCCAATTTACCGAAGCACTAGGTTTGGGCACCTTGCCATTCACCTTTAGCGGTTTAGTGGTGGCCTCCTGTATTTATTCCATGCCGTTTGTGGTGCAGCCGTTACAAAATGCCTTTGAAAACATTGGCCCAAGGCCGCTAGAAGTGGCGGCCACATTACGAGCTAGTCCTTTGGATGCCTTTTTCAGCGTGGCCATCCCGCTAGCTAAGCCCGGCTTTCTTACCGCGAGTATTTTGGGCTTTGCGCATACAGTCGGCGAGTTTGGGGTGGTGCTCATGATTGGTGGCAATATTCCGGATAAAACTCGTTTGGTCTCGGTGCAGTTATATAACCACGTTGAAGCGCTGGAGTACGGACAAGCGCACTCGCTGGCTGCCATTTTATTGGGCTTTTCATTTTTGGTATTGCTGATTATGTATACCATCATTAAGTCGCCGGTTCGGGTGCAACACGCCTGA
- the modC gene encoding molybdenum ABC transporter ATP-binding protein yields MGSDIELRLRLKLDTFTLDFDQCLAARGVTAIFGHSGCGKSTLLRCIAGLERPETAYINITGECWEDTIKAFRLPTHRRSIGYVFQEASLFPHLTVLKNLQFGQQRSGAAKTSDQLTQAIELLGIESLIERKPERLSGGERQRVAIARALAVCPKLLLMDEPLAALDMRRKREILPFLEQVHRELNIPVLYVTHSPAEVWRMADHLIVMEEGKVIANGPLDETAHHLIDEETLLGDSNA; encoded by the coding sequence ATGGGTAGCGATATTGAGCTACGTCTTCGGTTAAAACTGGATACCTTCACGCTGGACTTTGATCAGTGCTTAGCTGCTCGCGGTGTGACCGCTATTTTTGGGCATTCCGGCTGTGGGAAAAGTACTTTGCTGCGTTGTATTGCAGGCTTGGAGCGACCTGAAACAGCCTATATAAATATCACGGGTGAATGCTGGGAAGACACCATCAAAGCATTCCGCTTACCAACCCATCGCCGTTCAATTGGTTATGTGTTTCAGGAGGCGAGCTTATTCCCGCATTTAACCGTTTTGAAAAACCTGCAATTCGGTCAGCAGCGTTCGGGCGCTGCCAAAACATCAGATCAGCTCACGCAAGCCATTGAGTTGTTAGGTATTGAAAGTCTGATTGAGCGTAAGCCGGAGCGCTTATCCGGTGGCGAACGTCAGCGGGTAGCGATTGCTCGCGCCTTGGCAGTTTGTCCAAAGCTGCTATTAATGGATGAGCCATTGGCTGCTTTGGATATGCGTCGTAAACGCGAAATCCTGCCGTTTTTAGAGCAAGTGCATCGCGAGCTGAATATTCCAGTGCTGTATGTCACGCATTCTCCAGCCGAAGTGTGGCGCATGGCAGATCATTTGATCGTGATGGAAGAGGGTAAGGTGATTGCCAATGGTCCGCTTGATGAAACGGCGCATCATTTGATTGATGAAGAGACATTGCTGGGCGACTCTAATGCCTAA